A section of the Gloeobacter violaceus PCC 7421 genome encodes:
- a CDS encoding alkaline phosphatase family protein produces the protein MTRTLAIGLDGATFTVLDQMVEELPGLGLAMPFMKKIFEQGSRSKLLSTPNPLTPPAWVSFMTGRTPGNHGVYDFIRMEEKGDDVFYTLYDARDVQTEMIWSIATRAGKKVVALNYPFTAPPRPNTGSLVPGFTHWKHLRRSTSPPELYERLKELPDFSPKNLAWDFEHEKQIMEALNQGDLADWIRYHIRRDENWFAVAKKLLVEDKPDLMAVLFDGTDKLQHQIYYYLDPNLIPEEPSEGYLTLRALSFEYFRKLDSWIEQLVELAGPDCQVFLNSDHGFTASFEVVRINAYLAQKGYLVLKAGDGNDDGRPTASWFANVDFTKTSAYCPTPSSNGIVIRVAAKPGDPGIAPAEYEAFRDRLIADLEALVDPVTGERIITAVRKREDIYNGAALPEAPDLTLTLRDHGFVSIRDVYPVVEKRPEPLGTHHPDGVFLAYGPGIRSGFVGERHNIHDAPATLLYSLGLPIPDNFEGKVTVDFFNDDYLMVNPVRTGEAALAGQGKTDEASISEAEKAKLLEQLQMLGYVE, from the coding sequence ATGACTCGAACTTTAGCAATCGGTTTGGATGGGGCCACTTTTACGGTACTCGACCAGATGGTCGAAGAACTGCCCGGCCTCGGTCTGGCCATGCCCTTTATGAAAAAAATCTTCGAGCAGGGCTCCCGCTCCAAATTGCTCTCGACGCCCAACCCGCTCACCCCGCCCGCCTGGGTCTCGTTTATGACCGGGCGCACCCCCGGCAACCATGGCGTCTACGATTTCATCCGCATGGAAGAAAAGGGCGACGACGTCTTCTACACGCTCTACGACGCCCGCGACGTGCAGACCGAGATGATCTGGTCGATTGCCACCCGGGCAGGCAAAAAAGTGGTTGCCCTCAACTATCCGTTTACCGCCCCGCCCCGGCCCAACACCGGTTCGCTGGTGCCCGGTTTTACCCACTGGAAGCACCTGCGGCGCAGCACTTCGCCTCCTGAACTGTACGAACGCCTCAAAGAACTGCCCGACTTCAGCCCCAAAAACCTCGCCTGGGACTTCGAGCACGAAAAGCAGATCATGGAAGCGCTCAACCAGGGGGATCTGGCCGATTGGATCCGCTACCATATCCGCCGCGACGAAAACTGGTTCGCGGTGGCCAAGAAGCTGCTGGTCGAAGATAAGCCGGATCTGATGGCGGTCCTGTTTGACGGCACCGACAAACTCCAACACCAAATCTATTACTACCTCGATCCGAACTTGATCCCAGAGGAGCCGAGCGAAGGGTACCTCACCCTGCGCGCCCTCTCGTTCGAATATTTCCGCAAGCTGGATAGCTGGATTGAGCAACTGGTGGAACTGGCCGGTCCCGACTGTCAGGTGTTCCTCAACTCCGATCATGGCTTTACGGCCTCTTTTGAGGTCGTGCGCATCAACGCCTACCTCGCCCAAAAAGGCTACCTGGTGCTCAAGGCGGGCGATGGCAACGACGACGGCCGTCCCACCGCCTCCTGGTTTGCCAATGTCGATTTCACCAAGACGAGCGCCTACTGCCCGACCCCGTCGAGCAACGGCATCGTCATCCGCGTCGCCGCCAAACCCGGCGATCCTGGTATCGCGCCTGCGGAGTACGAAGCGTTTCGCGACCGGCTGATTGCCGATCTCGAAGCGCTCGTCGACCCGGTCACCGGCGAGCGGATCATCACCGCCGTGCGCAAGCGCGAGGACATCTACAACGGAGCGGCCTTGCCCGAAGCCCCGGATCTGACCCTCACCCTGCGCGATCACGGCTTCGTGTCGATCCGCGACGTGTACCCGGTGGTCGAGAAGCGGCCCGAACCGCTGGGTACCCACCACCCCGACGGGGTGTTTCTGGCCTACGGCCCCGGCATTCGCTCGGGCTTTGTGGGCGAGCGCCACAACATCCACGACGCGCCCGCCACGCTGCTCTACAGCCTCGGCCTGCCCATCCCCGACAACTTCGAGGGCAAGGTCACCGTCGACTTTTTCAACGACGATTACCTGATGGTGAACCCCGTGCGCACCGGCGAGGCGGCCCTGGCAGGCCAGGGTAAAACCGACGAAGCCAGCATCAGCGAAGCCGAAAAAGCGAAGCTGCTGGAGCAGCTGCAGATGCTCGGCTACGTCGAGTAA
- a CDS encoding type I polyketide synthase, with amino-acid sequence MNPIEPVAIVGMAALFPKAATVGDFWQNIVDKVDAVSEAPASWARHYFDPNSKEQDRIYTSKGGFLGELAEFDPTEFGIMPNTLDAAEPDHFIALKLARDALADAGYLDRPFNRKKAGIILGHGVYVNRGHMAMLQQTLVLDQTMDTLRRVCPELGEEALAAVHRALRKSAPAFNAEVVPGMVPNVITGRIANRLDLMGPNYLVDAACASGLIVVELAMKELASGRCDLVLAGGVQASLPPQYNMAFCQLGALSRTNIRPFDRAADGNVMGEGCGILVLKRLADAELDGDRIYAVVRGVGSSSNGKALGMLAPRLEGEVLALEEAYSLTGIDPASVDLVEAHGTGIPVGDRTEMEALAQVYGAREGDLPRVGMGSVKSMIGHCIPASGAASFIKMALALYHKVLPPTLLDAVNPELGVEKTPFYLNNATRPWVSANQRPRRAGINAFGFGGINAHAILEEHTPTGPDTVLHRRWPSELVVFAADDRPGLIAKIERTLVVHPTLPLAQIACNQAAGTAGDYRLAVVAKDRADLHKKLRQAVEKLKEPGRVRLRGGVMYGEVTSEMADAQTAMIFPGEGCQYPNMLADLCLHFPVVREWFDFLDSALGADRPHPPSRYIFPPPTAIDEQVQEQTHRAIYQMELAVASVATASMALYELLQQFEIKADVMVGHSTGELTSLVASGVVRLTDRSQMMEKLLLLNGLYQRLEQMNIVPRGALLAVGAVKSDDLQQVLADLEGRLHLAMDNCPNQVVLFGDEQAVTQASERLQASGAICSRLPFDRAYHTPLFEEAGKVLRGFYDALDVGPGHTPLFSCASVGLFPDDPEGIRTLGERQWPSRVRFRETLETLYSQGVRHFVEVGPSGNLTGFVDDVLKGRDYKAVPVNSQRKSGLEQLQHLVGQLFVSGKHVSFAPFYSRRGLLPQPPAPGEAQPKRRGRVLDLTLPHMELPPDFVLPERQAPAVPVPAPKATTNGSHPPSLTSLTAAPAPVSTLAPSQEPPVAALATLERSVPIAEDPPNVPAPIQAPANGHDLGAAAVIVDHFALMQEFLASQDRMLSALLTGAPAQTAEMAVSVDPWPLLGQVIHLDVQSLVCRRRFTIGEDIFLRDHTLGGNPSSLQPALLPLPILPFTTSMELLAEAAVYLAGGNGVVTAMSEVRGFRWLALDRGVLTVEAVLRRLPDGRYQAQLFQLSDEDASVRLPAFEAVIAVAAAYTSSPAPRDLDPGALWPLSAELADDRLYSTGMFHGPRFQSLKHIHCCGERGIQADLGVWGTGDFFADGRPGVFQLEQSLIDAAGQLAAFWLSQDIDSPDFSMFPFQVRSFEQFGASPPAGTRLLCRCTSRYLSENATESHLDYIDGEGRVLYRLTGWQSRFFLSPPRYQDFRVAPQVNYLSEPWMQAETGLFVRRYENPDDYLEESWEIWKRVTAHLILNEAERTYWYALPEQGPRRRDWLLGRLAAKEALRQWTEAAYGLQLAPADFEILSNELGKPMVSCPALAAFGPLPEISIAHSEGHAVAAVAYGMALGIDLQRLERLGSTDWLTAAFDPSELALVSSPTELALIGLWSAKEAAAKAFGTGLEGEPRRWQVVARNPEGTEMTVVHGEHRFSVRLWYAPDEVFAVCGWQP; translated from the coding sequence ATGAACCCCATCGAGCCCGTCGCCATCGTCGGCATGGCCGCGCTGTTTCCAAAGGCGGCCACCGTCGGCGATTTCTGGCAGAATATCGTCGACAAAGTCGACGCGGTGAGCGAAGCGCCTGCCTCCTGGGCACGGCACTACTTCGACCCGAATTCAAAAGAGCAAGACCGGATCTACACCTCCAAGGGCGGTTTTCTGGGTGAACTGGCCGAATTCGATCCGACCGAATTCGGGATCATGCCCAACACCCTCGATGCCGCCGAGCCCGACCACTTCATCGCCCTCAAACTTGCCCGCGACGCCTTGGCCGACGCGGGCTACCTCGATCGGCCCTTCAACCGCAAAAAAGCGGGGATCATCCTTGGCCACGGCGTCTACGTCAACCGGGGCCACATGGCGATGCTCCAGCAGACCCTGGTGCTGGACCAGACCATGGACACCCTGCGGCGGGTCTGTCCGGAACTGGGCGAGGAAGCCCTGGCCGCTGTGCACAGGGCTCTGCGCAAGAGTGCCCCGGCTTTTAACGCCGAGGTGGTGCCGGGCATGGTACCGAACGTGATCACCGGCCGGATCGCCAACCGTCTCGATCTGATGGGACCCAACTATCTGGTGGATGCCGCCTGCGCCTCGGGGCTCATCGTCGTCGAACTGGCCATGAAAGAACTGGCGAGCGGCCGGTGCGACCTGGTTTTGGCCGGTGGGGTGCAAGCTTCGCTGCCGCCGCAGTACAACATGGCCTTTTGCCAGTTGGGGGCGCTCTCGCGCACCAACATCCGGCCCTTCGATCGGGCGGCCGACGGCAACGTCATGGGCGAAGGCTGCGGCATTCTCGTGCTCAAGCGTCTGGCCGACGCCGAGCTGGATGGCGACCGCATCTACGCGGTGGTGCGCGGTGTCGGCAGCTCCAGCAACGGTAAAGCCCTCGGCATGCTCGCCCCGCGCCTGGAAGGCGAGGTGCTGGCTCTCGAAGAGGCGTACTCGCTTACCGGCATCGACCCGGCCTCGGTGGATTTGGTCGAAGCCCACGGCACCGGCATCCCGGTGGGTGATCGCACCGAGATGGAAGCACTCGCCCAGGTCTATGGAGCGCGCGAGGGAGACTTGCCCCGCGTCGGTATGGGTTCGGTCAAATCGATGATCGGCCACTGCATCCCGGCTTCAGGGGCAGCAAGCTTCATCAAAATGGCACTTGCTCTCTACCACAAAGTGCTGCCGCCGACGCTGCTCGATGCGGTCAATCCGGAACTGGGGGTCGAGAAGACACCCTTTTACCTGAACAATGCTACCCGGCCCTGGGTGAGCGCCAACCAGCGCCCCCGCCGCGCCGGGATCAACGCCTTCGGCTTCGGCGGGATCAACGCCCACGCCATCCTCGAAGAGCACACTCCCACCGGTCCCGATACGGTTTTGCACCGGCGCTGGCCCTCCGAGCTGGTAGTCTTCGCCGCGGACGATCGCCCGGGGTTAATCGCCAAGATCGAGCGCACTCTGGTTGTGCACCCCACCCTCCCGCTCGCCCAGATCGCCTGCAACCAGGCGGCCGGGACCGCCGGAGACTACCGTCTGGCCGTTGTCGCCAAGGACCGGGCGGATCTCCATAAAAAACTCAGGCAAGCCGTCGAGAAGCTCAAAGAACCCGGCCGCGTCCGTCTGCGCGGCGGTGTGATGTACGGCGAGGTCACCTCCGAAATGGCAGACGCGCAGACGGCGATGATCTTCCCGGGCGAAGGTTGCCAGTACCCGAACATGCTCGCGGATCTGTGTCTGCACTTTCCGGTGGTGCGCGAGTGGTTCGATTTTCTCGATTCGGCCCTGGGCGCAGATAGGCCGCACCCGCCCAGCCGCTACATCTTCCCGCCGCCCACGGCCATCGACGAGCAAGTCCAGGAGCAAACCCATCGGGCGATCTATCAGATGGAACTGGCCGTTGCCTCGGTGGCCACCGCCAGCATGGCCCTCTACGAACTGCTCCAGCAATTTGAGATCAAAGCGGATGTGATGGTCGGCCACAGCACCGGCGAACTCACCAGCCTCGTGGCCTCGGGCGTGGTACGCCTCACGGACCGCTCCCAGATGATGGAAAAGTTGCTGTTGCTCAATGGGCTCTACCAGCGGCTCGAACAGATGAATATCGTGCCGCGCGGGGCGCTGCTGGCCGTGGGGGCGGTCAAAAGCGACGATCTGCAGCAGGTACTGGCGGATCTCGAAGGCCGGTTGCATTTGGCGATGGACAACTGCCCGAACCAGGTGGTGCTTTTTGGGGACGAGCAGGCCGTCACCCAAGCCAGTGAGCGACTACAGGCTTCCGGGGCCATCTGCAGCCGCCTGCCCTTCGACCGCGCCTACCACACGCCGCTCTTCGAAGAGGCGGGCAAGGTATTGCGGGGCTTCTACGACGCCCTCGATGTCGGTCCCGGCCACACGCCGCTGTTCAGCTGCGCCAGCGTCGGGCTCTTTCCGGACGATCCGGAGGGCATCCGCACCCTCGGCGAGCGGCAGTGGCCCTCGCGGGTGCGCTTTCGCGAGACCCTCGAAACGCTCTACAGCCAGGGGGTGCGCCACTTCGTCGAGGTGGGACCGAGCGGCAACCTGACGGGTTTCGTGGACGATGTGCTCAAAGGCCGCGACTACAAAGCCGTGCCGGTCAACAGCCAGCGCAAGAGCGGCCTGGAACAACTTCAGCATCTGGTGGGTCAACTGTTCGTTTCGGGCAAGCACGTCAGCTTCGCGCCCTTTTATAGCCGCCGCGGGCTGCTTCCCCAGCCTCCGGCGCCGGGAGAAGCCCAACCGAAGCGCCGGGGCCGCGTTCTGGATCTGACGCTGCCGCACATGGAGTTGCCGCCGGATTTTGTGCTGCCCGAGCGGCAGGCTCCCGCAGTTCCCGTCCCTGCGCCCAAAGCAACCACCAACGGCTCGCATCCGCCGAGTCTGACGAGTCTAACCGCCGCGCCCGCGCCCGTATCCACACTCGCCCCGTCCCAGGAGCCGCCGGTAGCAGCCCTGGCCACACTCGAACGGTCAGTCCCGATTGCGGAGGATCCCCCTAATGTCCCCGCACCCATCCAGGCACCCGCCAACGGCCACGATCTGGGTGCCGCCGCGGTCATCGTCGACCACTTCGCCTTGATGCAGGAGTTTCTGGCAAGCCAGGACCGTATGCTCAGCGCACTACTGACCGGTGCGCCCGCCCAGACCGCAGAAATGGCCGTCAGCGTCGATCCCTGGCCGCTCTTGGGTCAGGTGATCCATCTGGACGTGCAGTCACTGGTTTGTCGCCGCCGCTTCACCATCGGCGAGGACATCTTCCTACGCGACCACACCCTGGGGGGAAACCCCTCGTCGCTGCAGCCCGCGCTGTTGCCCCTGCCGATTCTGCCTTTCACTACGAGCATGGAGCTTCTGGCGGAGGCGGCGGTGTATCTGGCCGGTGGAAACGGTGTGGTCACCGCCATGAGCGAGGTGCGCGGCTTTCGCTGGCTCGCCCTGGACCGCGGTGTCCTTACCGTCGAAGCGGTACTGCGGCGGCTTCCGGACGGCCGCTATCAGGCCCAGCTTTTTCAGTTGAGCGACGAAGATGCGAGCGTGCGGCTGCCGGCCTTCGAGGCGGTGATCGCAGTCGCCGCCGCCTACACAAGCTCCCCCGCCCCCCGCGACCTCGATCCCGGCGCGCTGTGGCCGCTCAGCGCAGAGTTGGCGGACGACCGGCTCTACAGCACCGGCATGTTCCACGGGCCGCGCTTCCAGAGCCTCAAGCACATCCACTGCTGCGGCGAACGGGGCATCCAGGCGGATCTGGGCGTCTGGGGCACCGGGGACTTTTTTGCCGACGGCCGCCCGGGCGTCTTTCAGCTCGAGCAGAGCCTGATCGACGCGGCGGGGCAGCTTGCAGCCTTCTGGCTCTCGCAGGATATCGACAGCCCCGATTTCAGCATGTTTCCGTTCCAGGTGCGCTCCTTCGAGCAGTTCGGAGCGTCCCCCCCGGCCGGTACAAGGCTGCTGTGCCGTTGCACTTCGCGCTACTTGAGCGAGAATGCCACCGAATCGCACCTCGATTACATCGATGGCGAAGGGCGCGTGCTCTACCGCCTCACCGGCTGGCAGAGCCGTTTCTTCCTCTCGCCGCCGCGCTACCAGGATTTTCGGGTGGCGCCGCAGGTGAACTATCTGTCCGAGCCCTGGATGCAGGCCGAGACCGGGCTATTTGTCCGGCGCTACGAGAATCCCGACGACTACCTCGAAGAGAGCTGGGAAATCTGGAAGCGGGTCACCGCGCACCTGATCTTGAACGAGGCGGAGCGCACCTACTGGTATGCCCTGCCCGAGCAAGGCCCCCGGCGGCGCGACTGGCTTTTGGGGCGCCTCGCAGCCAAAGAGGCGCTCAGGCAGTGGACCGAAGCCGCCTACGGTCTGCAACTCGCCCCCGCCGATTTCGAGATCCTGAGCAACGAACTGGGCAAACCCATGGTCTCCTGCCCGGCCCTGGCGGCCTTCGGTCCGCTGCCGGAAATCTCGATTGCCCACAGCGAGGGGCACGCGGTCGCGGCAGTCGCCTACGGCATGGCCCTGGGCATCGATTTGCAGCGCCTGGAGCGGCTCGGCTCCACCGACTGGCTCACCGCCGCCTTTGATCCGTCCGAACTGGCCCTGGTGAGTTCGCCTACGGAGCTGGCCCTCATCGGCCTCTGGTCTGCCAAAGAAGCCGCCGCCAAAGCCTTCGGCACGGGCCTGGAGGGGGAACCCCGGCGGTGGCAGGTGGTGGCGCGCAACCCGGAGGGTACCGAGATGACCGTCGTCCACGGCGAGCACCGCTTTAGTGTGCGGCTCTGGTACGCCCCCGACGAAGTTTTTGCCGTCTGCGGTTGGCAACCTTAA
- a CDS encoding acyl carrier protein codes for MTVTLQKVETEIIEILMEMTADWDLDVEQIQPQTSLVEELEFASIDYVHLVVEIEEHFQRKLDFSELILRDGKYVSDISVQELVNFVTRKLNQD; via the coding sequence ATGACCGTCACACTCCAGAAAGTCGAAACCGAAATCATCGAAATATTGATGGAGATGACCGCGGATTGGGATCTCGATGTCGAGCAGATCCAGCCCCAGACCAGCCTGGTCGAAGAACTCGAATTTGCTTCGATCGACTACGTGCATCTGGTGGTGGAAATCGAGGAACACTTTCAGCGCAAACTCGATTTCAGCGAATTGATTTTGCGCGACGGCAAGTACGTCAGCGATATCTCCGTCCAGGAACTGGTCAACTTTGTAACCCGTAAACTCAATCAGGATTAG